A genomic segment from Vagococcus zengguangii encodes:
- a CDS encoding glycoside hydrolase family 65 protein, whose amino-acid sequence MQHIKRLFDINPWKISTTQLHKEDLRLQESLTSIGNGYMGMRGNFEEDYSGDHHSGSYLAGVWYPDKTRVGWWKNGYPEYFGKVINAVNFIAMDIFVDGIKVDLATQDAEDFYLELDMQNGLLTRQYTLKTANATLAFTFRRFLSLATKELGVMSLEVKALAGEAVVKVVSKLDGDVRNEDSNYDEMFWEHKTSSVEGGVGLLTTETIPNNFGIERFAVTAVMKNETTAALMSETAEDYLVTQTYEAHVTPDTSFNLTKKVVIVTSRDIEAPNQAEKAMTLLNEVTEDFDTLLVEQTNEWAKRWALADVVIDGDDEAQQGIRFNLFQLFSTYYGEDARLNIGPKGFTGEKYGGATYWDTEAYAVPLYLALADPEVTKNLLTYRHNQLPQAQHNARQQGLAGALYPMVTFTGVECHNEWEITFEEIHRNGAIAYAIYNYTNYTGDESYVKAEGLEVLTEIARFWADRVHYSKRKDAYMMHGVTGPNEYENNVNNNWYTNYIAAWVLKYTAEMYGKFHAEATVTISDDELAKWSEIVEKMYYPQDEELGVFVQHDTFLDKDLMPVADLEAEHLPLNQNWSWDRILRSCFIKQADVLQGLYFFNDQFTREQKQKNFEFYEPMTVHESSLSPCIHSILAAELGMEEKAVEMYQRTARLDLDNYNNDTEDGLHITSMTGSWLAIVQGFAQMKTANDTLSFAPFLPSIWNGYAFHINYRGSLLEINVSKAGVVMNLVSGPSLEVTVYDQVYTLTDTLTVTLKEA is encoded by the coding sequence ATGCAACATATAAAAAGATTATTTGATATTAACCCTTGGAAAATTAGTACAACACAGTTACACAAAGAAGATTTACGTTTACAAGAATCGCTAACATCTATAGGTAACGGTTATATGGGGATGCGTGGTAATTTTGAGGAAGATTATTCGGGTGACCATCATTCAGGTTCTTATTTAGCAGGTGTTTGGTATCCAGACAAAACGCGTGTTGGTTGGTGGAAAAATGGCTATCCGGAATACTTTGGTAAAGTGATTAATGCGGTAAACTTTATCGCAATGGATATTTTTGTTGATGGAATAAAAGTTGACTTAGCAACACAAGACGCAGAAGACTTCTATTTAGAATTAGACATGCAAAATGGTTTATTAACTCGTCAATACACATTAAAAACAGCGAATGCTACCTTAGCTTTTACCTTCAGACGTTTCTTAAGTTTGGCAACAAAAGAGCTAGGCGTGATGTCACTTGAAGTTAAAGCGTTAGCTGGTGAGGCAGTCGTTAAAGTGGTGTCTAAATTGGACGGCGATGTGCGTAACGAAGATAGTAACTATGATGAAATGTTCTGGGAACATAAAACAAGTAGCGTTGAAGGTGGCGTAGGTTTATTAACAACTGAAACGATTCCAAATAACTTTGGTATCGAGCGTTTTGCAGTGACAGCAGTGATGAAAAATGAAACAACTGCGGCTTTAATGTCAGAAACAGCAGAAGACTACTTAGTAACGCAAACGTATGAAGCACACGTAACACCTGATACTAGCTTCAACTTAACAAAAAAAGTCGTGATTGTCACAAGTCGTGATATTGAAGCACCGAATCAAGCTGAAAAAGCCATGACATTATTAAACGAGGTAACGGAAGATTTTGACACTTTGTTAGTAGAACAAACAAACGAATGGGCAAAACGTTGGGCGTTAGCAGATGTCGTGATTGATGGCGATGATGAAGCACAACAAGGTATTCGTTTTAACTTATTCCAATTGTTCTCGACTTACTACGGCGAAGACGCACGATTAAACATCGGACCAAAAGGCTTTACCGGTGAAAAATATGGTGGCGCTACTTATTGGGATACAGAAGCGTATGCTGTGCCATTATACTTAGCGCTAGCTGATCCAGAAGTAACGAAAAACTTATTAACTTACCGTCACAATCAATTACCGCAAGCACAACACAATGCGCGTCAACAAGGTTTAGCAGGTGCATTATATCCAATGGTAACCTTTACGGGTGTGGAGTGTCATAACGAATGGGAAATTACGTTTGAAGAAATCCATCGTAATGGCGCGATTGCTTATGCGATTTATAACTATACAAATTACACAGGCGACGAAAGTTATGTGAAAGCAGAAGGGTTAGAAGTGTTAACGGAGATTGCACGTTTCTGGGCAGACCGCGTTCACTATTCTAAACGCAAAGATGCATATATGATGCACGGAGTAACTGGTCCTAACGAATATGAAAACAATGTTAACAACAACTGGTACACGAACTACATCGCAGCTTGGGTCTTAAAATACACAGCTGAAATGTATGGGAAATTCCACGCTGAAGCAACGGTGACAATTTCAGATGACGAATTAGCGAAATGGTCTGAAATCGTGGAAAAAATGTACTACCCACAAGATGAAGAACTAGGTGTGTTCGTTCAACATGATACGTTCTTAGACAAAGATTTAATGCCAGTCGCTGACTTAGAGGCAGAACATTTACCATTAAACCAAAATTGGTCATGGGACCGTATTTTACGTTCATGCTTCATCAAACAAGCGGATGTGTTACAAGGCTTATATTTCTTTAACGACCAATTTACACGTGAGCAAAAACAAAAGAACTTTGAGTTTTACGAGCCAATGACGGTTCATGAATCATCATTATCACCATGTATCCACTCGATTTTAGCAGCGGAATTAGGCATGGAAGAAAAAGCGGTTGAAATGTATCAACGTACAGCGCGTTTAGACTTAGATAACTACAACAACGATACAGAAGATGGGTTACATATTACGTCAATGACGGGTAGCTGGTTAGCGATTGTGCAAGGTTTTGCGCAAATGAAAACAGCTAACGATACCCTAAGTTTCGCACCATTCTTACCATCGATTTGGAACGGCTATGCTTTCCACATTAACTACCGTGGTAGCTTGTTAGAAATCAATGTATCTAAAGCAGGTGTGGTGATGAACTTAGTATCTGGACCTAGTCTAGAAGTAACAGTTTATGACCAAGTGTATACATTAACTGATACTTTAACCGTTACGTTGAAGGAGGCATAA
- the pgmB gene encoding beta-phosphoglucomutase gives MFKAVLFDLDGVITDTAEYHYRAWKKLGEELGVSIDREFNERLKGVSREDSLQLILEHGGRGADFSAEEFAALAKKKNDNYVQMIEEVSPADVYPGILALLQTLKARDIKIALASASKNGPSLLEKMALTDYFDAIADPAKVAQGKPAPDIFELAAKEVGVAITEAIGVEDAQAGIAAIKASRALPVGVGQSEDLGEDIALVATTAELTFDYLVEVWQAANAN, from the coding sequence ATGTTTAAAGCAGTCTTATTTGATTTAGATGGTGTCATCACTGACACAGCCGAGTATCATTATCGTGCGTGGAAAAAATTAGGTGAAGAATTAGGGGTTTCAATTGATCGTGAATTTAATGAACGCTTAAAAGGTGTTAGTCGTGAAGATTCCTTGCAATTGATTTTAGAACATGGCGGGCGTGGTGCGGATTTTTCAGCAGAAGAATTCGCAGCGCTAGCTAAAAAGAAAAATGATAACTACGTTCAAATGATTGAAGAAGTATCACCGGCTGATGTCTATCCAGGTATCTTAGCGTTATTGCAAACCTTGAAAGCGCGCGATATTAAAATCGCGTTAGCTTCAGCTAGCAAAAATGGACCAAGTTTATTAGAAAAAATGGCGTTGACAGATTACTTTGATGCGATTGCGGATCCAGCTAAAGTCGCACAAGGTAAACCAGCGCCGGATATATTTGAACTAGCGGCAAAAGAAGTTGGTGTAGCAATTACTGAAGCGATTGGTGTTGAAGATGCTCAAGCTGGTATCGCTGCGATTAAAGCGAGTCGTGCGTTACCAGTCGGTGTCGGCCAATCGGAAGATTTAGGTGAGGATATTGCGCTTGTTGCCACCACAGCGGAATTGACTTTTGACTATTTAGTTGAGGTTTGGCAAGCAGCAAATGCGAATTAA
- a CDS encoding aldose epimerase family protein — MRIKEEQHGKLNVVTLDNGVITASFVNYGARMHTLYAPDKLGKKENVLLSFDSLEALEADTSFFGAVVGPVAGRIRQGQWQDVALEKNNGEHHIHGGSNGWSFRYWETQTQAEGENLSVTFRLKDEISGYPGPIEVSVTYRLMGNCLEMSMTGQSEQLTLFNPTSHTYFNLSGDGKRDLDSHSLQIQTAQQLVLDVDKLPTGDVMIPKLDFTCPKDFNDIFNVYPQGLDDYFIFNEETKESPQLILSEKNSGRQLAIVTERQGVVLFSTTGFDADIDLNGRKMHSNYGLAIEPQAAPDSVHFKKWPSIELEANQEKTLITRYYFN; from the coding sequence ATGCGAATTAAAGAAGAACAACATGGTAAGCTAAACGTTGTGACACTGGATAACGGTGTCATAACGGCTAGCTTTGTTAATTATGGTGCGCGTATGCATACGTTATACGCTCCAGATAAGTTAGGAAAAAAAGAAAACGTTTTACTTTCGTTTGACTCATTAGAGGCACTCGAAGCTGATACGAGTTTTTTTGGAGCAGTTGTCGGACCGGTGGCAGGTCGAATTCGTCAAGGACAATGGCAGGACGTCGCACTTGAAAAAAATAACGGTGAACATCACATTCACGGTGGTTCAAATGGTTGGAGTTTTCGTTATTGGGAAACCCAAACGCAAGCTGAGGGTGAAAATCTAAGTGTAACTTTTCGTTTGAAAGATGAAATCTCGGGATATCCTGGTCCAATCGAAGTGAGCGTAACTTATCGTTTGATGGGGAATTGTTTGGAAATGAGTATGACCGGGCAATCAGAGCAATTGACGCTATTTAATCCAACCAGTCATACCTATTTCAATTTGTCAGGCGATGGTAAACGAGATTTAGATAGTCACAGTCTCCAAATTCAAACAGCTCAACAGTTAGTATTAGATGTGGATAAATTACCAACAGGCGATGTCATGATCCCTAAATTGGACTTTACTTGTCCTAAAGATTTCAATGATATTTTCAATGTTTATCCTCAAGGGTTGGATGATTATTTTATTTTTAATGAAGAAACGAAAGAAAGTCCACAATTAATTTTGTCAGAAAAAAATTCGGGAAGACAACTGGCGATAGTCACAGAACGTCAAGGTGTGGTATTATTTTCTACGACAGGGTTTGATGCTGATATTGATTTGAATGGTCGCAAGATGCATTCAAATTATGGTCTAGCAATTGAACCGCAAGCCGCTCCAGATAGTGTCCATTTTAAAAAATGGCCTTCAATTGAACTGGAAGCGAATCAAGAAAAAACATTAATCACTCGTTATTATTTTAATTAA
- a CDS encoding LacI family DNA-binding transcriptional regulator yields MTVTVKDVAKKAGVATSTVSRVINDHPSISDATKKRVMKVMEELGYVPNIAAQNLGKRKSNAIGVILPPLDSKERMGNPFFLEIIEAINEEALTHNLTTAVATATNYEKLLDNVKKMHSQRQVDGFVLIYSDKDDPVIAYLCEKNIPFSLIGQPYRQEDNIVYVDNDNQLLGKHATDFLIENGHQEILFITNTIHENIFFERYFGYQKSMMMNGLPHHQSLNLIKPEDYEAFGDMLAEKKYTAAVVIDDMFAVRVIQLVQMYGYKVPEDFSVVSFNNSIIATMVHPYLTSMDISVQELGKLGLRQLVKSLGDEEASSLRMVIPHKLIRRETVIDLNQV; encoded by the coding sequence ATGACAGTTACAGTAAAAGATGTGGCAAAAAAGGCTGGCGTAGCGACGTCAACTGTGTCGCGAGTTATTAACGATCATCCAAGTATTTCAGATGCTACCAAAAAACGTGTCATGAAAGTGATGGAAGAATTAGGTTATGTCCCTAACATCGCTGCTCAAAATTTAGGGAAACGTAAATCAAATGCAATTGGTGTTATTTTGCCGCCGCTTGATTCTAAAGAACGAATGGGGAATCCTTTCTTTTTAGAAATCATTGAAGCAATCAATGAAGAAGCGTTAACCCATAATTTAACCACGGCGGTTGCGACTGCGACTAATTATGAAAAACTGTTAGATAATGTAAAAAAAATGCACTCTCAACGGCAAGTTGACGGGTTTGTTTTAATTTATTCTGATAAAGATGATCCCGTTATTGCGTATTTATGTGAGAAAAACATTCCCTTCTCGTTAATCGGGCAACCGTATCGACAAGAAGATAATATTGTTTATGTCGATAATGATAATCAATTATTAGGAAAGCATGCGACGGACTTTTTGATTGAAAATGGCCATCAAGAGATTTTGTTTATTACCAATACGATTCATGAAAACATCTTTTTTGAGCGCTATTTTGGTTATCAAAAATCCATGATGATGAATGGATTACCACACCATCAGTCATTAAACTTAATTAAACCTGAAGATTATGAAGCGTTTGGCGATATGTTAGCAGAAAAAAAATATACGGCTGCGGTTGTGATTGATGATATGTTTGCGGTCCGAGTGATTCAATTGGTGCAAATGTATGGTTATAAAGTACCAGAAGACTTTTCGGTTGTGAGCTTTAATAATTCAATTATCGCCACGATGGTTCATCCTTATTTAACGAGCATGGACATTTCGGTTCAAGAATTAGGAAAACTTGGTCTACGTCAATTAGTGAAATCATTAGGTGATGAAGAAGCTTCAAGTTTACGCATGGTAATTCCGCATAAATTGATTCGTCGTGAAACGGTCATTGATTTAAATCAGGTATAA
- a CDS encoding glycoside hydrolase family 13 protein, translating into MSNLIVERHTNNVEWWQQAIGYQIYPRSFYDSNDDGIGDLNGIRQKLPYLKELGIDFIWLNPIYASPNVDNGYDISDYQAIHPDFGTMAEFEELLNEAHALNIKIIMDLVVNHTSDQHPWFIESKKSKDNPYRDYYLWADATPEDLPNDWQSFFGGSTWTYDETTEQAYFHVFAKEQPDLNWKNPKMRAEIYDMIRWWLDLGIDGFRIDAISHIQKEPWDFKITDNQWAPFMNVNGIETYMTELKALFNEYHVLTVGEASGVSSDEAVAWTGTDGYVNMIFELEHCGRIGELGEQKGSIPHLKETLTRWQNSLADNGWNALYLENHDTPRSISVYGDDSPKSAKALAGILLMLKGTPFIYQGQELGMTNFPFTSIEQVDGKDTLYAYHALLEEQPALSPDEALKITMNWSRDHSRTPFQWSQESFGGFSNTTPWLAVNPNYQTINAELAQENSDSVFAFYQQLIRLKKAHEALIYGHYDLLLEEHPTVFAFTRTTDNDKWFIIANLASDATTVTIADELLVPTWQPILSNTEPLPLTQEMTLDGFDLHIYRQA; encoded by the coding sequence ATGAGCAATCTTATTGTTGAACGTCACACGAATAACGTTGAATGGTGGCAACAAGCCATCGGTTATCAAATTTATCCTCGTAGTTTTTATGATAGTAATGACGACGGGATTGGAGATTTAAACGGTATTCGTCAAAAATTGCCTTATTTAAAAGAATTAGGCATTGATTTTATTTGGCTGAACCCTATTTACGCGTCACCCAATGTCGATAACGGCTATGACATCTCCGACTATCAGGCAATTCATCCTGATTTTGGGACAATGGCCGAGTTTGAAGAACTACTAAATGAAGCACATGCGTTAAATATAAAAATTATAATGGATTTGGTCGTGAATCATACGAGCGACCAACATCCTTGGTTTATCGAATCAAAAAAAAGTAAGGATAACCCTTACCGCGATTACTATTTATGGGCCGATGCCACACCTGAAGACTTACCAAACGACTGGCAATCGTTCTTTGGTGGCTCGACTTGGACATATGATGAAACAACTGAGCAAGCTTACTTCCATGTATTTGCCAAAGAACAACCAGATTTAAACTGGAAAAATCCGAAAATGCGTGCCGAAATTTACGACATGATTCGTTGGTGGTTGGATTTAGGGATCGATGGTTTCCGAATTGATGCCATTAGCCATATCCAAAAAGAACCATGGGATTTCAAAATTACTGACAATCAGTGGGCACCTTTCATGAATGTCAACGGTATCGAAACGTACATGACCGAACTAAAGGCTCTTTTCAATGAATATCATGTGTTAACAGTCGGTGAAGCCAGTGGCGTTTCATCTGATGAAGCAGTCGCTTGGACTGGAACTGATGGCTATGTCAACATGATTTTCGAACTTGAACATTGTGGCCGTATCGGCGAACTTGGTGAACAAAAAGGTTCTATTCCGCATCTCAAAGAAACGTTAACCCGTTGGCAAAATAGTTTAGCCGATAACGGCTGGAACGCTCTTTACCTCGAAAACCATGACACGCCACGTAGCATATCGGTTTATGGGGATGACTCACCAAAATCCGCTAAAGCATTGGCAGGAATTTTATTAATGTTAAAAGGGACTCCGTTTATTTATCAAGGACAAGAATTAGGGATGACCAACTTCCCGTTTACTTCAATAGAACAAGTTGACGGAAAAGATACTCTTTACGCTTATCATGCGTTATTAGAAGAACAACCCGCATTATCACCTGATGAGGCGCTAAAAATCACGATGAATTGGTCACGCGATCACAGTCGTACGCCGTTCCAATGGAGCCAAGAGTCATTTGGTGGTTTTTCTAACACTACACCTTGGCTAGCAGTTAACCCGAATTACCAAACGATCAACGCCGAGCTAGCCCAAGAAAATTCCGACTCAGTTTTCGCCTTTTATCAACAATTAATTCGGCTTAAAAAAGCGCATGAAGCCTTAATTTACGGACATTATGACCTATTGTTGGAAGAACACCCGACTGTTTTTGCGTTTACCCGTACTACCGACAACGATAAATGGTTCATTATCGCTAATTTAGCCAGTGACGCAACGACCGTTACTATAGCTGATGAATTACTAGTTCCAACATGGCAACCTATTTTAAGCAACACGGAGCCACTACCATTAACTCAAGAAATGACACTTGATGGCTTCGATTTACATATTTATCGTCAAGCATAA
- a CDS encoding glycoside hydrolase family 13 protein: MKQTHWWQEVVVYQIYPRSFKDSNGDGIGDLNGIIEKLDYLEKLGIGAIWLSPVYQSPNDDNGYDISDYEAIMDEFGTMAEMDLLIAEAKKRGIQIIMDLVVNHTSDEHAWFVEAKSSIDSKYRDFYVWRKPVNGQVPNNLQSTFLGPAWEFDETTGEYYLHLFSKKQPDLNWENPEMRQAVYDMMNFWIDKGIGGFRMDVIDLVGKIPDQEITGNGPKLHEYLQEMNQQTFGKHDLLTVGETWGATPEIAKLYSHPDRKELSMVFQFEHVGLDEVPGKSKWDLRPLVIQELKEVFNKWQTELGNDGWNSLFWNNHDLPRIVSRWGNDQHYRVESAKMLAILLHMMKGTPYIYQGEEIGMTNKPISSYEEIEDIESRNFYHNRLEKGYSEAEIFTSINAKGRDNARTPMQWDASKHAGFTTGTPWLSVNPNHTEINVADALANPDSIFYTYQQLVQLRKDHPLMVWGDFELLTDTSAEVFAYYRRYQGETWLVVANFSDQEQLFTNNHVVDNTIIRNYPQTELVTGDNHLAPYAAFVVKLGA, from the coding sequence ATGAAACAAACACATTGGTGGCAAGAAGTCGTTGTTTACCAAATCTATCCTCGTAGCTTTAAAGACAGCAACGGCGATGGGATTGGTGATTTAAACGGCATTATCGAAAAATTAGATTATTTAGAAAAACTTGGTATCGGGGCTATTTGGTTAAGCCCTGTTTACCAATCACCGAACGATGACAACGGCTACGATATTTCTGATTATGAAGCGATTATGGACGAATTCGGCACGATGGCGGAAATGGATTTATTAATCGCTGAAGCCAAAAAACGTGGTATTCAAATTATTATGGACTTAGTGGTCAATCACACTAGCGATGAGCACGCGTGGTTCGTTGAAGCTAAATCTTCAATTGACAGCAAGTATCGCGACTTCTATGTTTGGCGCAAACCCGTTAATGGTCAAGTACCTAACAACCTACAATCAACTTTCTTAGGACCCGCTTGGGAATTCGATGAAACAACTGGCGAATACTACTTGCATTTATTCAGTAAAAAACAACCCGATTTAAACTGGGAAAACCCCGAAATGCGCCAAGCCGTCTATGACATGATGAATTTCTGGATTGATAAAGGGATCGGCGGTTTCCGCATGGACGTTATTGATCTAGTTGGAAAAATTCCTGATCAAGAAATTACCGGTAATGGTCCAAAATTACATGAGTATTTACAAGAAATGAACCAACAAACCTTTGGCAAACACGACTTATTAACAGTTGGGGAAACATGGGGGGCAACACCTGAAATTGCGAAACTTTATTCACACCCTGACCGTAAAGAATTATCCATGGTCTTCCAATTTGAACACGTTGGCCTAGATGAAGTCCCTGGCAAAAGCAAATGGGACCTACGTCCACTAGTTATCCAAGAATTAAAGGAAGTTTTCAACAAGTGGCAAACGGAACTTGGCAACGATGGCTGGAATTCCCTATTTTGGAACAATCACGACTTACCACGCATCGTTTCACGCTGGGGAAATGATCAACACTACCGCGTTGAAAGCGCGAAAATGTTGGCCATTTTACTGCATATGATGAAAGGAACACCTTACATTTATCAAGGCGAAGAAATCGGCATGACCAATAAACCCATTAGCTCTTATGAAGAAATTGAAGACATTGAAAGTCGTAATTTTTATCATAATCGTCTTGAAAAAGGTTATAGCGAAGCTGAAATCTTCACATCTATTAATGCGAAAGGACGTGATAACGCCCGTACGCCAATGCAATGGGATGCTAGCAAACATGCTGGCTTTACAACAGGTACGCCTTGGTTAAGTGTGAATCCGAATCACACCGAGATTAATGTCGCAGATGCTTTAGCTAATCCAGATTCGATTTTCTACACTTATCAACAGTTAGTACAACTACGTAAAGATCATCCATTAATGGTTTGGGGAGACTTTGAGTTATTAACAGATACGTCTGCTGAAGTCTTCGCTTATTATCGTCGTTATCAAGGCGAAACGTGGTTAGTCGTTGCGAACTTCTCAGATCAAGAACAACTTTTCACTAATAATCATGTTGTGGATAACACGATTATTCGTAATTATCCACAAACTGAATTAGTAACAGGCGACAATCACTTAGCACCTTACGCAGCTTTTGTCGTGAAGTTAGGAGCATAA
- a CDS encoding glycoside hydrolase family 13 protein yields MNTAAILHRPESEYAYLYKKDTMHIRIRTACNDVKQIELLHGDPYQLDQLVMTPMNKGLTTSTHDYWEIEIGATHRRLSYAFKITGLDDSTLLFGEFGFSDFNEETIKAANNYFRLPYFHEADRFKAPEWVKETVWYQIFPERFANGDTTNDPEGTLPWGSKEHPDREDFFGGDLQGVIDHLDHLVELGINGIYFCPIFKAHSNHKYDTIDYLEIDPDFGDKALFKQLVDECHARGIKVMLDAVFNHMGDISPQWQDVIENGENSPYAEWFHIHEFPVSYTETEDFEFSNDINYDTFAFTPHMPKLNTAHPDVQKHLLNIATYWIKEFDIDAWRLDVANEVDHRFWKKFYDACTEVKPDLYILGEIWHSSQRWLEGDEFHAVMNYPFTDAITAYFLHKTVSLPRMMENINAQLMLYREQTNQVMFNVLDSHDTPRLLTLANNNKALMKQVLAFTYLQKGVPCLYYGDEFSMTGGPDPDCRKCMVWKEEQQDRDMFEFIKALIDTRKAYQPLLSEGKLIWTQADEITGLVEYVYQTKSGELRATFNSGNEAITLNEPTGVLTQLTRSTETQTIIEPYGFNISVINTRKDN; encoded by the coding sequence ATGAATACAGCTGCTATTTTACATCGACCAGAGAGCGAATATGCTTACCTTTACAAAAAAGACACGATGCACATTCGCATTAGAACTGCGTGTAATGATGTTAAACAAATTGAATTACTTCACGGAGACCCCTATCAATTAGATCAACTCGTGATGACTCCCATGAATAAAGGATTGACGACTAGCACTCATGATTACTGGGAAATCGAGATTGGAGCAACTCATCGTCGTTTAAGTTATGCTTTTAAAATTACTGGGCTAGATGATTCTACCTTATTATTTGGAGAATTTGGTTTTTCAGACTTTAACGAAGAAACGATTAAAGCTGCGAACAACTATTTCCGCTTACCTTACTTCCACGAAGCCGATCGTTTCAAGGCGCCTGAGTGGGTCAAGGAAACTGTGTGGTATCAAATTTTTCCAGAACGTTTTGCAAATGGTGACACGACTAACGACCCTGAAGGTACTTTACCTTGGGGCAGCAAAGAACATCCTGACCGCGAAGATTTCTTTGGGGGTGACTTACAAGGTGTTATCGATCATTTAGATCATTTAGTCGAATTAGGCATTAACGGTATCTATTTCTGTCCGATTTTTAAAGCACATAGCAACCATAAATATGACACGATTGATTATTTAGAAATCGATCCTGACTTTGGTGATAAAGCGTTGTTCAAACAATTAGTGGATGAATGTCATGCTCGTGGTATCAAAGTCATGCTTGATGCGGTATTCAATCATATGGGAGACATCTCACCACAATGGCAAGATGTCATCGAAAACGGCGAAAATTCGCCATATGCTGAATGGTTCCATATTCACGAGTTCCCAGTTTCTTATACTGAAACGGAAGATTTTGAATTTTCAAACGACATCAACTATGACACGTTTGCATTCACGCCACACATGCCAAAATTAAACACAGCTCATCCAGACGTGCAAAAACATTTACTAAACATCGCAACCTATTGGATTAAAGAATTTGACATCGACGCTTGGCGTTTAGATGTGGCAAACGAAGTCGATCATCGTTTTTGGAAGAAATTTTATGATGCGTGCACTGAAGTCAAACCCGACTTATACATTTTAGGTGAAATTTGGCACTCATCTCAGCGTTGGTTAGAAGGCGATGAATTCCATGCCGTTATGAACTACCCATTTACTGACGCAATCACGGCTTATTTCTTGCACAAAACCGTTTCATTACCACGTATGATGGAAAATATTAACGCGCAGTTAATGTTGTATCGTGAACAAACGAATCAAGTGATGTTCAACGTCTTAGATTCACACGATACGCCCCGCTTATTGACATTGGCGAACAACAACAAAGCCTTAATGAAACAGGTTTTAGCCTTCACCTATTTACAAAAAGGTGTGCCATGCTTGTATTACGGTGATGAGTTTAGCATGACTGGCGGACCAGATCCGGACTGTCGTAAATGTATGGTTTGGAAGGAAGAACAACAAGACCGTGATATGTTTGAATTTATCAAAGCGTTAATCGACACACGTAAAGCGTATCAACCATTATTATCTGAAGGAAAATTAATTTGGACACAAGCCGATGAAATAACCGGATTAGTAGAATACGTCTACCAAACGAAGTCAGGCGAATTACGCGCGACTTTCAACTCTGGAAATGAGGCGATTACCTTAAACGAACCAACAGGCGTCTTAACTCAGCTTACGCGTTCAACTGAGACGCAAACAATCATTGAACCATACGGCTTTAACATTAGTGTAATCAACACAAGAAAGGACAACTAA